The genomic interval ATTGATGGAGGTGATTcatcagaaagaaacaacaagcCTGAAGGATGTGGGAAGAGGACTGTGTACTTTCTTGCTGGAGCTCAGAAAGGCTTTTGACATTGTCCTCCATGAGATGGTCCTAGTGAAGCTGTGGAAGAATGGACTAAATGAGTGCTCCTGAGCAcggagaaaaaaacagctcagttGAAGAGGCAAGCAAGTTTGCACAAATGAGCCAGGGCTGCTGGATCCCAGAAGCGTCAGGTGGCTGGGGATGGTCGTGGAACGGAAGTGATGAGCATATGTACACAAGTCTCTCCTAGACTCAGTCAAAGAAGGAATGCATTGTTGCTGCATGAGCAAAACACATCTCTGCCCTGCTGACATAGAGGAGATGTGTTCTGGTGCAGAAGTGCCAGCTAATGTTTTTGTTCCTATGGAACACTTTCTGAAGAGACTATCCCTGTGCAAGGCAATTTACAATCTACTTTTGCATTGGCCACGGGTGACCCTTTTGGCATGGGTCCTCCCTATCCGTGCACGCTGTCTGCAGGCCTGAGCATCACTCGCACCAGGCAATCCCTCCCCCgagaggaggaggagcaagGAACTGCAAAGGAAACCAGCACAGCCGTCAACTCAAAAGGACGGACCTTATTCCGTGGTGCTTTTTAGATAACAGCAGGGCTCTGGAAGGCAATAGTCCCCTTCCACAGAAGAACTGATGGTGTGATATCGTTTCTGTGCCTGGAGACTGCGATGAGAGTGTACGATGcgaaataaacacagaaatgtctCTTGAGAAGAGTAAGCTGTGGGAGAAGACATTTGCAAGCAGCAGAACATCCCAGCTGGCTTCTGAGGGAACGAACAGAGGCTTGTGGAGTAGTCTGAGAGACAGCAAAATGAGTCCTCGGGCAAAGCAGGTCCAGGGTATTCAGAAGTGGGCCGCACTGACATGAGGATGTGCCTGCCTTGCTACAAAGGCGGTTACAAATGAGGTCCTGACATTTCCCAAGACACACATGCCATTCTGTGCCTGAAGCACAGAATACGTCTTCTACCCGCATTGACGTGTTTCTGCAAGGAAGCTCCTTGTGCCTTTCATCCTGGAACTTGAAAGGTGGCTCCATGGACCAATTGGGAAGGTCAGAAACAAGAGAATGAAATGACAGGGTtgacaaaaccaaacccacaacCTGTGCCATTAGAAAGGATAATTTGCATTTGAGGAGAGTCTCTTGAACAATTACTGCCAGAGTACAGTGACTTTGGCCCTGCGGCAGGGCACGAGCTGTATAAAAGAAGGCCCATCTCCTCTCTCTCAGTCATCCATACCTCTCGCCTTCATCTCCCTGGGAACGAGGTGAGTCTGAATCCCTTTTACCATCGTCTGCTTCTCAGGGATTTGTTTGCGCGTATAAGTGCCTTTATCCCCCAAGGTTGGATCTTGGGGAAGCAGGTTGCCCTGAGAGAGGGAAGGGGGCAGCCAGTGTGGCAAGATGTTGGGCATTACCTGAGATGTCTCCTTAGCTATGAGCTAGTCAAGGACCAAGCTGTGCCTGTCTGCTCTTGGCCAGAACACTGAGGtcaaaagggaaggagaagccCATGGGCTTCGTGACACATCCACCGTATCCCTAGGCAGCACTGTGCCTTGGCTCTCTCCCTTCCTGAGATGGCAGGCAGCTTCTCACTCACTTCTGAGCTCCTCCTGACCCTCTGTGCCAACAGGTGCCCCTCCAGACACAAGACATGTCCTGCTACAACCAGTGCCTGCCACGCCTGCAGTGTCGGCCCTGCGGCCCCACCCCGCTGGCTGACAGCTGCACCGAGTCCTgcgtcaggcagtgccaggactccaacgtggtcatccagccctctcccgtggtggtgaccctgcccggacccatcctcagctccttcccgcagaGCACCGCCgtgggctcctccacctccgctgccgttggcagcatcctcagctctgagggtgTGCCCATCTCCTCTGGAGGCTTTGGCCTCTCTGGCATTGGCAGCCGCATCTGTGGCAGGCGGTGCTTCCCCTGCTAAAGCTGCTGGCCATGGCCCTGGAGAAAGACCTCCATAGCCCATGAAGTTTGGAGAAGACCTGAGAGAGAGCACCGGGGCGAATCTCATCTCTCAGAAAACATGCTCCACGAGTTCTTTTCCCTTCGTCcatccttgtttttgtttttcttcttttttttttttttttttttcctgtgtcctCTGTGCTCACTGTCAACTTTCCTGGACTGTGACTGCCATTGAATCAGCCGCGGAACGTCTGACGGGCCCTGTGCCATCCACACAAAGGGCAGATGCACAGCTGGAGGCATGGCTGCCATGGCCATGCCGTTCAGACTCTCCTCTGCCCCCGGTGCTTCTGGCAGCAGGGCCTCCCCTTGCATGCACCTAGTTTTCAAATTTTCACTCATTAAAGCTTTAATGCATTTGAATCTGCACCTGTGTGTTATCCTTTCCCTTGCAAAGGCTGCCCAGTGGAGGGTAGGGGAGAGATGTTTGCAAGTGCTGGTTCTGGGAAAGggttcttccttctcctttgaaCAACTGGTACTACAGGCTGGCTTCTATTATCGTAGGCACGGCTGGGGTGTAATCACTTTACCCTCCGGTTTCTAAGCATTCTGGCTCATGTAGCGGTCTCAAGGGTCTTTACTTGGACCAGCACTCTCTAACAACTTTTCAGAGATGTGTTTGTCTGGGGTAACACAgcagaggaagtttttgagaaaggtaagaaaacagtgcaaattCTTCTAATGGTCAGTTTTGACGTAAAGCGAGGGGAAGTCAGTGGTTCCAAGGAAGAGGTCCGTTTCTTCAGAAGAGAACTTGAGGTAGCACTGTCCACATCGCTGTGGATGAGAGCAAGAAGGTAGCAACTCTGTCCCCAGCAGCttttaggaaagaaaggcaAGCCTTCCCATGGTATTTCCTGTGGGGTCCTGGACAATGCACCTTTCAGCCCGTAGTCAGCTTGAGTGCCCTCCGTATGGAGGGAGTTCAAAGAGGGCCTCCTTTGACCGGGGTCCTGAGCATCATCAAGcctttgaacagattaaacatgAGGAAACATTTGTGCAGTTGTTGTTGGGCCTGTCCatgcagcaccagctctgcaaagTGAGCTTTCTAGCACCACTGTGGAGAATGGCCTCACCTGGAGCCTCTGGAAGAAAGCCCAGGAGAAACTAGTGCAGCACTGACTGAtggagcattggaacaggctgc from Lagopus muta isolate bLagMut1 chromosome 25, bLagMut1 primary, whole genome shotgun sequence carries:
- the LOC125684621 gene encoding feather keratin 3-like — encoded protein: MSCYNQCLPRLQCRPCGPTPLADSCTESCVRQCQDSNVVIQPSPVVVTLPGPILSSFPQSTAVGSSTSAAVGSILSSEGVPISSGGFGLSGIGSRICGRRCFPC